The sequence below is a genomic window from Streptomyces sp. NBC_00582.
ACGCGCGGACCCTGCCGGGCTCGTTCGAAGCGCCCGCCGGTCCCGGCCCGGCACAGCGCGTGGTGTCGGGATTCGCCACGGCCGAGTACCGGCACGAGGTGACCTTGCGGATCCACGGGACGGTCGAGCAGATCCGCGCCCACCTCCCCGCCGGCGTCGCGAGCGTGGAGGAGCACGAACCCGCGGCCGGCCAGGACCCGGCGGCCGAGCGCTGGCTGCGCGTCGAGCTGCGGGCGGAGCGGCTCGACTGGTTGCCTCCGGTACTCGCCTCGCTCGACCGGCCGTTCGTCATCGAGCGCCCCGCCGAACTGCGCGACCTCGTCATCGCGCTCGCCGAACGCCTCACGTCCTCCGCCCGCCGAGCCTGATCGCAGGCCCCCGACCACCCCCACGACGAACCGCCCGAACCGCACCCCGTCCTGGGACCGCCCGTTGGTCCCGGTCACCGGGTGACGAGCGTCAACGCCTCCCCCAGCAGCGCCAGCAGCTCGTCCACGATCGGCGGTCGGGGACCCGGGCGGCTCACCGCCAGCACCTCGCGGTGGAGGGGGGCGGCTTCCGGGGGGAGGGTGACCCGTCGCACCCTCGGGTCGTCGGTGTGCTCGCCGAGGAGTGTGGCCGGGATGAGGCCCACCGCCAGACCGGCCCGGATCATGGCCAGCATGCTGTGCAGGTCCTCGGTCTCCAGGGTGACCTCGGGGGAGATGCCCAGCTCTCCGGCCCAGCGGTGCAGCAGCCGTCGGTCGGGGCTGCGGGCGTGGCCCGAGGTCCATTCCATGGTGAGGCAGTCGGTCAGCTCCCAGGGGCGGGCGTCCGGGCGGGGGCCCGCGACGAGGAACAGGGGCTCGTGGCCGACGGAGGTGACGTTCCAGTCGGCGGACGGGGCCGGTGGGTCCTCGGGCAGATAGCGGTACGCGATGAGCAGGTCGAGGTCTCCTGAGGTGACCCTCGGCAGCCCCGCGTGCGTCTCGACGATGACGAGACGGATGCGGGCGCCCCGGCTGCGGGGCCGGAGCGCGGCCAGCACCCCGGGGAACAGATGGCTCATCGCGCTGGGGTAGGCGCCGACGCGCAGTTCGGCGATCTCCCGGTCCGCGATCCGGGCGGCGGCGTCCTGGAAGCGCGCCGTCGCCTCGAAGAGCGTCCCCGCCGCCTGCGCGAGGGAGCGGCCGGCCGCGGTCAGGATCAGCCGGCTGCCCGGACGGCGTACCAGCAGCTCGACGCCCATGTCCCGCTCCAGGGCGGCGATGTGCTGGGACACGGCGGAAGGGACGTAGCCGAGGGCGGCCGCGGCTTCCGCCATGGAGCCCCGGTCGACCACGGACAGGAAGGTCGACAGCAGCTTCAGATCCGGCTGGGGCTTCATGAACCGTGAACTCTCCCTTCTCGATCCATCGCTTTACGTGTCCTGCGACCGAGTGTCAGAGTCGGGAAAGCCCGCTGTCCAGCCCGCTCTCCGAAGCCCCCGTCTC
It includes:
- a CDS encoding LysR family transcriptional regulator, whose amino-acid sequence is MKPQPDLKLLSTFLSVVDRGSMAEAAAALGYVPSAVSQHIAALERDMGVELLVRRPGSRLILTAAGRSLAQAAGTLFEATARFQDAAARIADREIAELRVGAYPSAMSHLFPGVLAALRPRSRGARIRLVIVETHAGLPRVTSGDLDLLIAYRYLPEDPPAPSADWNVTSVGHEPLFLVAGPRPDARPWELTDCLTMEWTSGHARSPDRRLLHRWAGELGISPEVTLETEDLHSMLAMIRAGLAVGLIPATLLGEHTDDPRVRRVTLPPEAAPLHREVLAVSRPGPRPPIVDELLALLGEALTLVTR